A stretch of Vigna angularis cultivar LongXiaoDou No.4 chromosome 4, ASM1680809v1, whole genome shotgun sequence DNA encodes these proteins:
- the LOC108321823 gene encoding aquaporin TIP4-1, whose amino-acid sequence MAKIALGSTSEVTQPDCIQALVVEFIATFLFVFVGVASSMLTEKLGGDALVGLFVVAVAHALVVAVMISAAHISGGHLNPAVTIGLLAGGHITVFRSILYWIDQLVASAAASYLLYFLSGGQTTPVHTLAAGIGYGQGVIWEIVLTFSLLFTVYATMVDPKKGPLAGLGPTLVGFVVGANILAGGAYSAASMNPARSFGPALVTGNWTDHWVYWVGPLVGGGLAGFIYETFFIDRSHVPLPRDEES is encoded by the exons ATGGCGAAAATCGCTCTTGGAAGCACCAGCGAGGTCACTCAGCCAGATTGCATTCAAGCCCTCGTCGTTGAATTCATCGCCACCTTCCTCTTCGTCTTTGTTGGCGTTGCTTCTTCCATGCTCACTg AGAAGCTCGGTGGGGATGCATTAGTGGGGTTGTTTGTTGTGGCCGTGGCACATGCACTGGTGGTGGCCGTCATGATCTCCGCTGCACACATCTCCGGTGGCCACCTGAACCCCGCCGTGACTATTGGTCTCCTTGCCGGCGGTCACATCACCGTGTTTCGTTCCATCCTCTATTGGATTGATCAGTTAGTCGCATCTGCGGCAGCTTCTTATCTCCTTTACTTCCTCTCTGGAGGACAG ACAACTCCGGTTCATACGCTGGCCGCCGGAATAGGGTACGGTCAAGGGGTAATTTGGGAGATTGTGTTGACCTTTTCTTTGCTGTTCACTGTCTACGCCACCATGGTAGATCCAAAGAAGGGACCACTTGCTGGGCTTGGCCCGACACTAGTTGGGTTTGTCGTTGGGGCCAATATCCTCGCTGGTGGAGCTTACTCCGCCGCTTCTATGAACCCAGCGCGGTCTTTCGGGCCTGCCTTGGTTACTGGCAACTGGACCGATCATTGGGTTTACTGGGTTGGGCCTCTCGTTGGTGGTGGGCTTGCCGGTTTCATCTATGAAACTTTCTTCATTGATCGATCTCACGTTCCTCTTCCTCGTGATGAAGAATCCTAA